One stretch of Cololabis saira isolate AMF1-May2022 chromosome 15, fColSai1.1, whole genome shotgun sequence DNA includes these proteins:
- the LOC133461197 gene encoding protein OSCP1-like isoform X3 translates to MKSYRTPQLKVTAAQVMNDIVGMMFSKAFMDELLKPQQLYSHRAMKTVLTRLAHTSIMRLNPASMERLYELMIMAFKYQVLLCPRPKDLLLISYNHIDVIRALVRDTPVIVNLVDETHRKLIEVYSALSEGEFQLLRQTLLIFFQDMNIRVSLFLKNQIQNPNGRFVLPTSGPVPRGIDVPGLIRVFNAKGREVSRREFPTGHSYSSAIREGSFELHGDRVTRLGLNMYTVDHPEETQTSRTAIFKPDGAPNLLAKEELNLLARLMGSMEGQNSPKGEAGFRINLFATDQEEEEAETSGGAQESWLINIQAMQDEQAASELARIAGQFAEDEQKPENRSKGDDLLALMDDL, encoded by the exons ATGAAGTCATACAGGACGCCACAGCTGAAAGTTACTGCTGCTCAAG TTATGAACGACATAGTTGGGATGATGTTCAGTAAAGCGTTCATGGATGAGCTCCTCAAACCTCAGCAGCTGTATTCTCACAGGGCCATGAAAACCGTACTAACGCGGTTAGCGCACACCTCCATCATGAGGTTGAACCCGGCCAGCATGGAAAGG CTTTATGAGCTGATGATCATGGCTTTCAAATATCAAGTCCTCCTCTGTCCACGGCCGAAAGACCTGCTGCTCATCTCCTACAATCACATTGACGTCATCAGGGCACTTGTACGAGACACTCCTGTGATTGTGAACCTGGTGGATGAGACTCACAGGAAGTTAATTGAG GTATACTCAGCTTTATCAGAGGGAGAATTCCAACTTCTCAGACAAACACTGCTCATATTTTTTCAAGACATGAACATCCGT GTGTCACTTTTCCTGAAGAATCAAATCCAGAATCCAAACGGACGTTTTGTCCTGCCAACCTCGGGCCCAGTGCCTCGTGGGATTGACGTTCCAGGGCTCATTAG GGTATTTAACGCCAAGGGCAGAGAAGTGAGTCGACGTGAGTTTCCCACTGGACACAGCTACAGCAGCGCCATCAGGGAAGGGTCATTTGAGCTGCACGGAGACCGAGTCACCAGACTGGGCTTGAACAT GTACACTGTGGACCATCCAGAGGAGACACAAACGTCGAGGACAGCCATTTTTAAG CCTGATGGCGCTCCCAACCTGCTGGCCAAGGAAGAGCTGAACCTGCTGGCTCGCCTCATGGGCAGCATGGAGGGCCAGAACAGCCCCAAAGGAGAAGCGGGCTTTCGGATAAACCTGTTCGCCACggaccaggaggaggaggaggc GGAAACTTCAGGTGGAGCTCAGGAGTCCTGGTTGATCAACATTCAAGCGATGCAG GACGAACAGGCGGCCTCTGAACTCGCTCGAATCGCTGGACAGTTTGCAGAAGATGAGCAGAAACCTGAAAATCGTAGCAAAGGAGACGACCTGCTGGCCCTGATGGACGACCTCTGA
- the LOC133461197 gene encoding protein OSCP1-like isoform X2, translating into MSVRTLPLVFINLGGEMLYILDQRLRAQNTSVDHSEKVMNDIVGMMFSKAFMDELLKPQQLYSHRAMKTVLTRLAHTSIMRLNPASMERLYELMIMAFKYQVLLCPRPKDLLLISYNHIDVIRALVRDTPVIVNLVDETHRKLIEVYSALSEGEFQLLRQTLLIFFQDMNIRVSLFLKNQIQNPNGRFVLPTSGPVPRGIDVPGLIRVFNAKGREVSRREFPTGHSYSSAIREGSFELHGDRVTRLGLNMYTVDHPEETQTSRTAIFKPDGAPNLLAKEELNLLARLMGSMEGQNSPKGEAGFRINLFATDQEEEEAETSGGAQESWLINIQAMQDEQAASELARIAGQFAEDEQKPENRSKGDDLLALMDDL; encoded by the exons ATGTCTGTGCGAACTCTGCCGCTGGTTTTTATCAACCTGGGTGGAGAAATGCTTTACATACTGGACCAACGGCTGCGAGCTCAAAACACGTCCGTGGACCATTCTGAGAAAG TTATGAACGACATAGTTGGGATGATGTTCAGTAAAGCGTTCATGGATGAGCTCCTCAAACCTCAGCAGCTGTATTCTCACAGGGCCATGAAAACCGTACTAACGCGGTTAGCGCACACCTCCATCATGAGGTTGAACCCGGCCAGCATGGAAAGG CTTTATGAGCTGATGATCATGGCTTTCAAATATCAAGTCCTCCTCTGTCCACGGCCGAAAGACCTGCTGCTCATCTCCTACAATCACATTGACGTCATCAGGGCACTTGTACGAGACACTCCTGTGATTGTGAACCTGGTGGATGAGACTCACAGGAAGTTAATTGAG GTATACTCAGCTTTATCAGAGGGAGAATTCCAACTTCTCAGACAAACACTGCTCATATTTTTTCAAGACATGAACATCCGT GTGTCACTTTTCCTGAAGAATCAAATCCAGAATCCAAACGGACGTTTTGTCCTGCCAACCTCGGGCCCAGTGCCTCGTGGGATTGACGTTCCAGGGCTCATTAG GGTATTTAACGCCAAGGGCAGAGAAGTGAGTCGACGTGAGTTTCCCACTGGACACAGCTACAGCAGCGCCATCAGGGAAGGGTCATTTGAGCTGCACGGAGACCGAGTCACCAGACTGGGCTTGAACAT GTACACTGTGGACCATCCAGAGGAGACACAAACGTCGAGGACAGCCATTTTTAAG CCTGATGGCGCTCCCAACCTGCTGGCCAAGGAAGAGCTGAACCTGCTGGCTCGCCTCATGGGCAGCATGGAGGGCCAGAACAGCCCCAAAGGAGAAGCGGGCTTTCGGATAAACCTGTTCGCCACggaccaggaggaggaggaggc GGAAACTTCAGGTGGAGCTCAGGAGTCCTGGTTGATCAACATTCAAGCGATGCAG GACGAACAGGCGGCCTCTGAACTCGCTCGAATCGCTGGACAGTTTGCAGAAGATGAGCAGAAACCTGAAAATCGTAGCAAAGGAGACGACCTGCTGGCCCTGATGGACGACCTCTGA
- the LOC133461197 gene encoding protein OSCP1-like isoform X1, with protein MSVRTLPLVFINLGGEMLYILDQRLRAQNTSVDHSEKGVWSENDRKRVMNDIVGMMFSKAFMDELLKPQQLYSHRAMKTVLTRLAHTSIMRLNPASMERLYELMIMAFKYQVLLCPRPKDLLLISYNHIDVIRALVRDTPVIVNLVDETHRKLIEVYSALSEGEFQLLRQTLLIFFQDMNIRVSLFLKNQIQNPNGRFVLPTSGPVPRGIDVPGLIRVFNAKGREVSRREFPTGHSYSSAIREGSFELHGDRVTRLGLNMYTVDHPEETQTSRTAIFKPDGAPNLLAKEELNLLARLMGSMEGQNSPKGEAGFRINLFATDQEEEEAETSGGAQESWLINIQAMQDEQAASELARIAGQFAEDEQKPENRSKGDDLLALMDDL; from the exons ATGTCTGTGCGAACTCTGCCGCTGGTTTTTATCAACCTGGGTGGAGAAATGCTTTACATACTGGACCAACGGCTGCGAGCTCAAAACACGTCCGTGGACCATTCTGAGAAAG gagtgtggtCAGAAAACGACAGGAAAAGAG TTATGAACGACATAGTTGGGATGATGTTCAGTAAAGCGTTCATGGATGAGCTCCTCAAACCTCAGCAGCTGTATTCTCACAGGGCCATGAAAACCGTACTAACGCGGTTAGCGCACACCTCCATCATGAGGTTGAACCCGGCCAGCATGGAAAGG CTTTATGAGCTGATGATCATGGCTTTCAAATATCAAGTCCTCCTCTGTCCACGGCCGAAAGACCTGCTGCTCATCTCCTACAATCACATTGACGTCATCAGGGCACTTGTACGAGACACTCCTGTGATTGTGAACCTGGTGGATGAGACTCACAGGAAGTTAATTGAG GTATACTCAGCTTTATCAGAGGGAGAATTCCAACTTCTCAGACAAACACTGCTCATATTTTTTCAAGACATGAACATCCGT GTGTCACTTTTCCTGAAGAATCAAATCCAGAATCCAAACGGACGTTTTGTCCTGCCAACCTCGGGCCCAGTGCCTCGTGGGATTGACGTTCCAGGGCTCATTAG GGTATTTAACGCCAAGGGCAGAGAAGTGAGTCGACGTGAGTTTCCCACTGGACACAGCTACAGCAGCGCCATCAGGGAAGGGTCATTTGAGCTGCACGGAGACCGAGTCACCAGACTGGGCTTGAACAT GTACACTGTGGACCATCCAGAGGAGACACAAACGTCGAGGACAGCCATTTTTAAG CCTGATGGCGCTCCCAACCTGCTGGCCAAGGAAGAGCTGAACCTGCTGGCTCGCCTCATGGGCAGCATGGAGGGCCAGAACAGCCCCAAAGGAGAAGCGGGCTTTCGGATAAACCTGTTCGCCACggaccaggaggaggaggaggc GGAAACTTCAGGTGGAGCTCAGGAGTCCTGGTTGATCAACATTCAAGCGATGCAG GACGAACAGGCGGCCTCTGAACTCGCTCGAATCGCTGGACAGTTTGCAGAAGATGAGCAGAAACCTGAAAATCGTAGCAAAGGAGACGACCTGCTGGCCCTGATGGACGACCTCTGA
- the lsm10 gene encoding U7 snRNA-associated Sm-like protein LSm10 translates to MDLEEGESRPSGSATAEVVNSIRERTIAENSMVVLLQGLQGQVTTVDLRDESSARGRIVNVDAFMNVRLEDVLYRDRRGRPSRLQDLFITGRNVRYVHIPDHVDMMKTMQNQLAKIHRVRNFASEGGGRKEFAKKKK, encoded by the coding sequence ATGGACTTGGAGGAGGGGGAGTCCCGGCCATCGGGCTCGGCGACGGCCGAGGTGGTGAACTCGATCCGGGAGCGGACCATTGCAGAGAACAGCAtggtggtgctgctgcaggGGCTGCAGGGTCAGGTGACCACCGTGGACCTGCGGGACGAGAGCTCGGCCCGCGGCCGCATCGTCAACGTGGACGCCTTCATGAACGTCCGCCTGGAGGACGTGCTGTACCGGGACCGCCGGGGGCGGCCCAGCCGGCTGCAGGACCTGTTTATCACCGGCAGGAACGTGCGCTACGTGCACATCCCCGACCACGTGGACATGATGAAGACCATGCAGAACCAGCTGGCCAAGATCCACCGAGTACGAAACTTCGCCAGTGAAGGCGGCGGCAGGAAAGAGTTCgccaagaagaagaagtga